One genomic window of Medicago truncatula cultivar Jemalong A17 chromosome 1, MtrunA17r5.0-ANR, whole genome shotgun sequence includes the following:
- the LOC11417927 gene encoding gamma-glutamylcyclotransferase 2-3 yields MAIWVFGYGSLISKAGFNYDERLVGFIKDYRRVFYQGSTDHRGTPEFPGRTVTLEPAQGEICWGAAYKITKKEDQEIALTYLGVREKQYDRKEYVDVFTELTATTPAISGALVYIASPDKKVNVNYLGPASVEEIARQIVQAEGPTGPNREYLFLLEKALLQIGCQDKHVIDLANEVRRILSEEQ; encoded by the exons atggcAATATGGGTATTTGGTTACGGTTCTTTGATCTCAAAAGCTGGTTTTAACTACGATGAACGTCTTGTTGGTTTCATCAAAGATTATCGACGTGTCTTCTACCAAG GCTCTACTGATCATAGAGGAACCCCTGAGTTTCCTGGTAGAACTGTCACATTGGAGCCTGCTCAAGGAGAAATTTGT TGGGGAGCTGCTTACAAGATCACAAAGAAAGAAGATCAAGAAATTGCATTAACA TATCTGGGAGTGAGGGAGAAGCAATACGATCGGAAGGAATATGTTGATGTTTTCACT gagCTTACTGCTACAACGCCAGCCATTTCCGGGGCATTGGT ATATATAGCATCCCCAGACAAgaaggttaatgtaaattatcTAGGTCCTGCGTCTGTTGAAGAGATTGcaag GCAAATTGTTCAAGCTGAAGGTCCCACAGGACCCAACAGAGAGTACCTTTTCCTGCTTGAAAAGGCTCTCCTTCAAATAG GATGCCAAGACAAGCATGTTATTGATCTTGCAAATGAAGTCAGGCGTATTCTTTCAGAAGAACAATGA
- the LOC11418206 gene encoding probable calcium-binding protein CML44 encodes MSIYTCASVENLANMCPLTTNELELIFEKLDINSDGILTLEELNQLLVRTGFKYSIEELEYLVGKKSLNLSEFLCFYDSILNHKNGDGGDAEIEELESDLLKTFKVFDLDGDGFITSQELECVLKRLGMWDEEKDCRSMIYSYDINLDGKLDFKEFKNMMLLTLQSV; translated from the coding sequence ATGAGTATTTATACATGTGCATCTGTGGAGAATCTTGCCAATATGTGTCCCCTAACCACCAATGAATTGGAGCTGATTTTTGAGAAACTAGACATAAATAGTGATGGAATTTTAACCCTTGAAGAGCTGAATCAATTGTTAGTGAGAACGGGTTTCAAGTATAGCATAGAGGAGCTTGAATATCTAGTGGGAAAGAAGAGTCTAAACTTgagtgagttcttgtgcttttATGACTCCATATTGAATCACAAAAatggtgatggtggtgatgCTGAGATTGAAGAGTTAGAAAGTGATCTTTTGAAGACTTTCAAGGTGTTTGATTTAGATGGAGATGGATTCATCACTAGTCAAGAGCTGGAATGTGTGTTGAAGAGACTTGGCATGTGGGATGAAGAAAAGGATTGTAGATCAATGATTTACTCATATGATATTAATTTAGATGGCAAGCTTGATTTCAAGGAATTTAAGAACATGATGTTGCTTACACTACAAAGTGTTTAG
- the LOC11415327 gene encoding bifunctional protein FolD 1, mitochondrial, which produces MGLVAVTWLNCLRRRLPQNTRLLHTLKGHQSDQILMSPALASLDLPDIWTPNSSCQSVPDIHKSFNEQTATVIDGKLMATEIRSKIADQVRQMKKGLGKVPGLAVILVGQRRDSLTYVRNKIIACEEVGMKSVVTELPTDCADADVQNAIMRFNKDPSIHGILVQLPLPQHLDEEKILDAVCLEKDVDGFHPVNMGNLALRGREPLFIPCTTKACIELLIRSGVEIMGKKAVVIGRSNIVGLPTSLLLQRHHATVTVVHAFTENPEQITSEADIVVSAAGVPNLVCGNWIKSGATVIDVGTIPVEDPSCEDGYRLVGDVCFEEVIKVASVITPVPGGVGPMTVTMLLVNTLDSAKRLFNFT; this is translated from the exons ATGGGCTTAGTAGCAGTCACATGGCTGAATTGTCTAAGAAGGCGTCTTCCACAAAATACAAGACTTCTTCACACCTTGAAAGGCCATCAATCAGACCAAATTTTAATGTCTCCTGCTCTTGCTTCTCTGGACCTTCCTGACATCTGGACTCCTAATTCTTCATGTCAGAGTGTTCCTGACATACATAAAAGCT TTAATGAGCAAACTGCTACGGTGATTGATGGAAAGTTGATGGCAACGGAAATCAGATCTAAAATAGCTGATCAGGTAAGGCAAATGAAAAAAGGCCTAGGAAAAGTTCCCGGGTTAGCTGTTATTTTGGTGGGCCAGAGGAGGGATTCTCTTACTTATGTTCGCAACAAGATAATTGCCTGTGAGGAAGTTGGAATGAAGTCTGTGGTGACTGAATTACCTACCGATTGTGCAGATGCTGATGTTCAAAATGCTATCATGAGATTCAACAAGGACCCATCAATTCATGGGATTCTTGTCCAGCTTCCTCTACCACAA CATCTGGACGAGGAAAAAATCCTAGACGCTGTATGTCTTGAAAAGGACGTGGATGGTTTTCATCCTGTAAATATGGGAAATCTTGCTTTAAGAGGAAGGGAGCCATTGTTTATTCCTTGTACCACAAAGGCCTGCATTGAGTTGTTGATCAGATCTGGAGTTGAGATTATGGGGAAGAAGGCCGTGGTGATAGGAAGGAGTAATATTGTTGGTCTGCCAACATCGTTATTATTGCAG AGACACCATGCAACAGTCACCGTCGTACATGCATTTACAGAAAACCCTGAACAGATCACCTCAGAAGCTGATATTGTAGTTTCAGCTGCCGGAGTTCCAAATTTGGTCTGTGGGAACTGGATAAAGTCCGGTGCAACTGTGATCGATGTTGGAACAATTCCTGTTGAG GATCCTAGCTGCGAGGATGGTTATCGTCTAGTAGGCGATGTGTGCTTTGAAGAAGTCATAAAGGTGGCATCTGTTATTACTCCTGTACCTGGTGGGGTTGGACCTATGACAGTTACTATGCTTCTAGTTAATACATTAGATTCTGCTAAACGCTTGTTTAATTTTACTTGA
- the LOC25482479 gene encoding WAT1-related protein At1g44800: MADTCEKMSKGLRKIKPYLAMVSLQFGYAGMYIITMVSFKHGMSHWVLSVYRHVIATIFMAPFALVLERKIRPKMTLPIFLRLAVLGFLEPVLDQNLYNLGMKNTSTTFASATVNILPAITFIMAIIFRLETVNLKKIHSIAKIVGTVVTVSGAMVMTLYKGPAFQIIKGQSSNQHESGTTEPTEQNFVLGTIMLISSCGGWASFFILQSFTLKMYPAELSMTAWICFLGIFEGGIATLIFERDFSVWAIGFDSRLLACVYSGIVCSGMAYYVQGVVTRERGPVFVTSFSPLCMIITAALGSIVLAEQTHLGSIIGAIIIVCGLYTVVWGKSKDSVNTIDAPKSEGQELPIKDGTRTGSDIFESIEVNVPKDMKVAGMNVKP; this comes from the exons ATGGCTGATACATGTGAAAAAATGAGCAAGGGGCTACGTAAAATTAAGCCTTATCTTGCTATGGTGTCCCTTCAATTTGGCTATGCAGGAATGTACATCATCACTATGGTTTCATTCAAGCATGGCATGAGTCATTGGGTACTCTCTGTGTACCGTCATGTTATTGCTACTATCTTCATGGCCCCTTTTGCCCTTGTCCTTGAAAG AAAAATTAGGCCAAAGATGACACTCCCTATCTTTTTGAGGCTAGCGGTTCTTGGTTTCCTTGA gcCAGTGCTTGATCAAAATTTGTACAACTTGGGAATGAAGAACACCTCAACAACGTTTGCATCTGCCACTGTTAACATTCTGCCAGCAATTACTTTTATAATGGCAATCATTTTCAG GTTAGAAACAGTTAACTTGAAAAAAATTCACAGCATAGCAAAGATAGTTGGAACAGTAGTAACTGTATCAGGAGCAATGGTTATGACATTGTACAAAGGTCCTGCCTTTCAGATCATTAAGGGACAATCATCAAACCAACATGAAAGTGGAACCACTGAGCCAACTGAACAAAACTTTGTGCTTGGCACTATAATGCTCATTTCTAGTTGTGGTGGTTGGGCTAGTTTCTTTATCTTACAA TCTTTTACCCTAAAGATGTACCCAGCAGAGCTCTCAATGACAGCTTGGATTTGCTTTTTGGGTATCTTTGAAGGTGGAATTGCAACTCTTATATTTGAACGTGACTTCAGTGTTTGGGCCATAGGTTTTGACTCTAGGCTTCTTGCATGTGTTTACTCT GGTATTGTGTGCTCTGGAATGGCTTACTATGTACAAGGAGTTGTGACAAGAGAACGTGGCCCTGTGTTTGTTACTTCTTTCAGTCCTTTATGTATGATTATCACTGCTGCATTGGGTTCCATTGTCTTGGCTGAGCAAACACATTTGGGAAG TATAATTGGAGCTATTATCATTGTGTGTGGACTTTACACTGTGGTATGGGGGAAAAGCAAAGACAGTGTGAATACAATTGATGCACCAAAAAGTGAGGGACAAGAATTGCCAATTAAGGATGGTACAAGAACAGGGTCAGACatttttgaaagtattgaggtCAATGTTCCTAAAGACATGAAGGTTGCTGGAATGAATGTCAAACCATGA